A part of Entelurus aequoreus isolate RoL-2023_Sb linkage group LG03, RoL_Eaeq_v1.1, whole genome shotgun sequence genomic DNA contains:
- the mrpl33 gene encoding 39S ribosomal protein L33, mitochondrial — translation MFLTSVNLAKAKSKSILVQMLSAAGSGYVFNTKRSRIKDKLVLLRHDPIVNKHVLFFEKKKIKSI, via the exons atgttCCTTACTTCTGTAAACT TGGCCAAGGCAAAATcaaa GAGCATCCTGGTGCAGATGCTGAGTGCTGCGGGGTCAGGCTACGTCTTCAACACAAAGAGAAGCCGTATCAAAGATAAACTGGTACTCCTCAGACATGATCCAATTG tgaACAAGCATGTCCTGTTCTTTGAGAAGAAGAAGATCAAATCCATCTAA